Proteins encoded together in one Lutra lutra chromosome 4, mLutLut1.2, whole genome shotgun sequence window:
- the LOC125098857 gene encoding LOW QUALITY PROTEIN: vitamin D3 hydroxylase-associated protein-like (The sequence of the model RefSeq protein was modified relative to this genomic sequence to represent the inferred CDS: inserted 1 base in 1 codon; deleted 1 base in 1 codon), giving the protein MPGMAWLMVLLLLALLGAARLCWLRAPARNKIPRAQKRRAVALQQMKALAQRLRQQEPSLDPKAILELPLERLXQKLQDDELSLESVLCSYLEEALKVHKEVNCLMDFLGECEEQLQALKKLQKTERGLLYGVPISLKDTYDCKGHDSTCGLAQFLEKPAAKDGVIVEVLKAQGAIPFVKTNIPQTLFSFYCSNPICGQTLYPLNLKKTPGGSSGGEGVMLAQRGSILGMGTDSGGSIRIPASFCGVCGLRTTGYRLSYSGVAAAVKGEKSVTTVAGPMARDVESLALCLRALLSEDMHRLDPTVPFMPFREEVYSSNQLLRIGYCESDGFTQPTPSMARALRLTSRLLQDAGHQIIPFSIPRIEYAVQHLFMGGLFGEAGATLLEKLEGDIVDPCIKTTVNLLCLPGPLKGFLACILKYIEPRASQKMKEIHGVGTPKKLWEHHTAVEEYKQEFIAKWRSLDLDVLLTPVLAPAFCTGYSNMTLDVSSSLSLYNVLNFPAGVVPVTTVTLQDEEELVFYKGYYEDTSDKCFREAVQGSIGLPVAVQCVALPWEEELCLRFMKEVETLAKNHREPE; this is encoded by the exons GAGCCCTCCCTGGAC CCCAAGGCCATCCTGGAGCTGCCCCTGGAGAGGC GCCAGAAGCTACAGGATGACGAGCTCAGTCTGGAGAGCGTCCTCTGTAGCTACTTAGAGG AGGCATTGAAGGTACATAAGGAGGTAAACTGCCTCATGGATTTCCTGGGCGAGTGTGAGGAGCAACTGCAGGCATTGAAGAAGCTCCAGAAGACTGAGAGGGGCCTCCTCTATGGGGTTCCCATCAGCCTGAAGGACACCTATGACTGCAAG GGCCATGACTCTACGTGCGGCCTGGCCCAGTTCCTGGAGAAGCCAGCAGCCAAGGACGGGGTCATTGTGGAAGTGCTCAAGGCTCAGGGAGCTATTCCCTTCGTTAAGACCAAC atcCCACAGACGCTGTTCAG CTTTTATTGCAGCAACCCCATCTGCGGACAGACCCTGTACCCTCTGAATTTGAAGAAGACACCTGGGGGCTCCTCAGGGGGTGAGGGAGTCATGCTGGCACAACGGGGTTCCATCCTGGGCATGGGAACCGACAGTGGGGGCAGCATCCGCATACCAGCCAGCTTTTGTGGTGTCTGTGGCTTGAGGACCACCGGATACCGCCTCAG CTACTCCGGAGTTGCCGCTGCTGTCAAGGGTGAGAAATCTG TGACTACAGTGGCTGGCCCCATGGCCCGGGATGTGGAGAGCCTGGCGCTGTGTTTGCGAGCACTGCTAAGTGAAGACATGCACCGGCTGGACCCCACCGTGCCTTTTATGCCCTTCAGGGAGGAG GTGTACTCCAGTAACCAGCTCCTTCGAATAGGTTATTGTGAATCTGATGGCTTCACCCAGCCAACTCCTAGCATGGCCAGGGCCCTGAGGCTCACCTCCAGGCTGCTCCAGGATGCAGGACATCAG ATCATCCCCTTCTCCATCCCCCGTATAGAGTATGCTGTCCAACACCTGTTCATGGGAGGTCTGTTTGGCGAAGCAGGGGCCACCCTTCTGGAGAAGCT TGAGGGGGACATTGTGGACCCTTGCATAAAGACAACTGTCAATCTGCTCTGTCTGCCAGGCCCACTCAAGGGTTTCTTGGCCTGTATCCTGAAGTACATA GAGCCCCGAGCTAGCCAGAAGATGAAAGAGATTCATGGCGTGGG GACTCCCAAGAAACTGTGGGAGCATCACACAGCTGTGGAG GAATATAAGCAAGAGTTCATAGCCAAGTGGAGGTCCCTGGATCTAGATGTACTGCTGACGCCAGTTCTGGCCCCTGCCTTCTGTACAGGCTATTCTAACATGACATTAG ATGTCTCCTCCAGCTTGAGCCTGTACAACGTCCTCAACTTCCCCGCTGGCGTGGTGCCGGTCACCACTGTGACGCTGCAGGACGAGGAAGAACTGGTCTTCTACAAGGGATACTAcgaag atactTCTGACAAATGTTTCCGGGAG GCAGTACAAGGATCCATAGGACTTCCAGTGGCTGTGCAGTGCGTTGCTTTGCCATGGGAAGAAGAGCTGTGTCTCCGGTTCATGAAGGAGGTGGAGACCTTGGCCAAGAACCACAGGGAACCCGAGTGA